The Prunus persica cultivar Lovell chromosome G8, Prunus_persica_NCBIv2, whole genome shotgun sequence genome includes a region encoding these proteins:
- the LOC109950839 gene encoding uncharacterized protein LOC109950839, whose translation MEVERANSSPFTVEIEQATLPKRFSTTSFTCFKGDSNLGSHLKHFKSLMILYKVEEVLMCKVFAMNLRGAAQDWFHTLPSGSISSFKELAYVFTKEYTSYRKIKKNPNHLYNLRKKPDESLQDYIKRFKAKNANIIGCDDPITSSAFKKGLPAEHDLYHELTITPNQTLAEVIVTAELYALWDDDRIAAKKSTEQEAQVKDKPWVKKPSPLKGDPDKRDTRKYCAFHVTYGYNTNNYFAWKAHLKELVREGHYTEFIAKQAIQRIEDCDTAKEPPQKVIKINTILADF comes from the exons ATGGAGGTAGAACGAGCAAACTCCTCACCTTTCACCGTTGAAATCGAGCAGGCTACTCTCCCGAAACGATTCTCAACAACCTCTTTCACATGCTTCAAAGGGGATTCCAATCTCGGAAGCCATCTGAAGCATTTCAAGAGCCTTATGATCCTCTACAAAGTCGAAGAAGTGCTAATGTGCAAGGTGTTTGCAATGAATTTGCGGGGAGCAGCCCAGGACTGGTTCCATACCCTGCCATCTGGGTCAatcagcagcttcaaggaACTTGCTTATGTCTTCACCAAAGAGTACACTTCTTATCGAAagatcaagaagaaccctaaCCACCTGTAcaacctgcgcaagaagcCCGATGAATCACTTCaagattacatcaagagatTCAAAGCAAAAAATGCCAACATCATAGGGTGCGATGACCCAATCACATCTTCTGCATTCAAGAAAGGTCTTCCAGCAGAACACGACTTATACCACGAGCTGACTATCACTCCCAACCAAACTCTGGCAGAGGTCATCGTGACCGCCGAACTCTACGCACTCTGGGATGACGATCGAATCGCCGCGAAGAAGTCCACTGAGCAAGAAG CCCAAGTGAAGGACAAACCTTGGGTAAAAAAACCATCACCCTTGAAAGGAGATCCAGATAAGAGGGATACTAGAAAATATTGTGCTTTCCATGTGACATACGGGTACAATACGAATAATTACTTTGCTTGGAAAGCACACCTCAAAGAACTCGTGAGAGAAGGTCACTACACCGAGTTCATTGCGAAGCAGGCCATCCAACGGATTGAAGACTGTGATACTGCCAAGGAGCCACCCCAGAAGGTCATAAAGATTAACACAATCTTAGCCGACTTCTAG